Proteins from one Haliscomenobacter hydrossis DSM 1100 genomic window:
- a CDS encoding MFS transporter gives MENIKLGLRENSAQFTLLVIINAFVGGMIGLERSILPQLAETAFGLSSKTAMLSFIVAFGVTKAICNYFTGRLANRLGRKKLLIIGWLFALPVPFILIYAPYWNWVVAANVLLGINQGLSWSAAVMMKIDLVGEKSRGLAVGINEFAGYLAVGLVAFLTGWIASEYGVRPYPFYLGIIFAVAGLFLSIFFLKDTHQHVAKEQENNQRLSLKSVFWDTSFRHPSLGAVSQAGLINNLNDGMIWGLWPVILAAKGFSLTEIGLLSAIYPTTWSFSQLLTGRLSDVYSKKGLLFWGMLLQGLAIVGSIWAEGFYAFASIGLLLGWGTAMVYPTFINAISDFTSPMQRAESLGVFRFWRDLGYALGALLTGVLADWWGIPGAILAIGVLTLFSAVVIQIRYTNH, from the coding sequence ATGGAAAACATAAAACTTGGGCTTAGAGAAAATAGTGCCCAGTTCACCCTCTTGGTCATCATCAACGCCTTCGTGGGGGGGATGATTGGCCTAGAGCGTTCTATTTTACCCCAGTTGGCTGAAACGGCTTTTGGCCTATCCTCCAAAACAGCGATGTTGTCCTTCATTGTTGCCTTTGGGGTAACCAAAGCCATTTGTAATTATTTCACGGGGAGGCTCGCCAATCGACTAGGCCGCAAAAAACTGTTGATCATCGGCTGGTTGTTTGCTTTACCCGTACCCTTCATCCTGATTTACGCCCCCTATTGGAACTGGGTAGTTGCTGCTAATGTACTTTTGGGCATCAATCAAGGTTTGAGCTGGAGTGCTGCGGTGATGATGAAAATTGACCTGGTGGGCGAAAAAAGCCGGGGTCTGGCGGTGGGGATTAATGAGTTTGCAGGTTACCTGGCCGTAGGTTTGGTCGCCTTTTTGACGGGTTGGATCGCTTCGGAGTACGGGGTGAGGCCTTATCCTTTTTATTTGGGGATTATTTTTGCGGTAGCAGGTCTATTTTTAAGCATTTTTTTCCTGAAAGATACCCACCAACACGTGGCGAAAGAACAGGAAAACAACCAACGCCTGAGTTTAAAATCGGTGTTTTGGGATACCAGCTTTCGGCATCCTTCCCTCGGGGCGGTCAGCCAGGCTGGGCTCATCAACAATCTCAACGATGGGATGATTTGGGGTTTGTGGCCAGTTATTCTGGCGGCCAAAGGATTTAGTTTAACGGAAATCGGGCTTTTGAGTGCCATCTACCCCACTACCTGGAGCTTCAGTCAATTGTTAACGGGGCGCCTGTCGGATGTTTACTCGAAAAAAGGTTTGCTATTTTGGGGCATGTTACTACAAGGTTTAGCCATTGTTGGCTCCATTTGGGCAGAAGGCTTTTATGCTTTTGCCAGTATTGGATTGCTATTGGGCTGGGGTACGGCAATGGTTTATCCGACCTTTATCAATGCCATTTCCGATTTTACTTCGCCGATGCAGCGTGCCGAAAGTTTGGGTGTTTTCCGTTTTTGGCGGGATTTGGGTTATGCCTTGGGGGCTTTATTAACGGGAGTTTTGGCTGATTGGTGGGGTATTCCTGGTGCGATACTTGCGATTGGTGTGCTAACCCTGTTTTCTGCTGTGGTGATCCAGATTCGTTATACCAACCATTGA
- a CDS encoding ArsR/SmtB family transcription factor — MDRNQEDHTCIRLLADPVQIQTCKKHLIDTEQSLASLAQVLNLAGNEVRLKIIYLLNREGELCPCDLSDILGMTIPAVSQHLRKLKDANIIQFRKEGQTIFYALKSNHADIINPLFLHIQQKKELIV, encoded by the coding sequence ATGGATAGGAACCAAGAAGACCATACTTGTATTCGGCTACTTGCAGACCCTGTCCAAATTCAGACGTGCAAGAAGCATCTGATCGACACGGAACAGTCGCTCGCTAGCCTTGCCCAAGTGCTGAACCTGGCGGGAAATGAAGTAAGGTTAAAGATTATATACTTGCTTAATCGTGAAGGAGAACTTTGCCCTTGCGATTTATCAGATATTTTGGGAATGACCATACCAGCCGTATCGCAACACCTACGCAAACTCAAAGACGCAAACATCATTCAGTTTCGGAAAGAAGGGCAGACAATTTTTTACGCCCTCAAATCCAATCATGCCGACATCATCAATCCATTATTTCTTCACATTCAACAAAAAAAAGAATTGATAGTATGA
- a CDS encoding MBL fold metallo-hydrolase yields MESVKTIDAHTLNAWLSSGQPISLLDIRPMKERMEWRIPPSLHIDAYDQLKAGNDESLQALYLDKKTPVVTFCAGGKLSLFAAEILTQRGYSVFSLEGGMKAWNYAWNTAEMQVGENLSIIQVRRLAKGCLSYLIASEGEAMVIDANLDPEVYLQLAQEKGWKIRHVADTHVHADYVSRTKELALASGATHYMLEQAQVEYPFTPLKDGEGIELGSSRVVVLHTPGHTDESISFWLEQGVLFTGDTLFTDGIGRPDLKADEQKARQKAKALFMSLQKILLLDPATVILPAHLATSLGLHQGLVAERLDNLVNKIPALELTIEEFVQTLLDKLPPTPPNYLAISAINRSGDHANYNLADLEAGANRCAIQ; encoded by the coding sequence ATGGAATCCGTAAAAACCATTGATGCACACACCCTGAACGCCTGGTTGTCCTCTGGCCAGCCAATTTCCCTCCTGGACATCCGCCCCATGAAGGAACGGATGGAATGGCGCATTCCCCCTAGTTTGCACATTGACGCCTACGATCAACTTAAAGCAGGGAATGACGAAAGTTTGCAAGCCCTCTATCTCGATAAAAAGACCCCAGTTGTCACTTTTTGTGCAGGAGGAAAACTTAGCTTATTTGCAGCCGAAATATTGACCCAAAGGGGCTACTCTGTATTTTCTTTGGAGGGAGGTATGAAAGCCTGGAACTACGCTTGGAATACCGCAGAAATGCAAGTGGGCGAAAACCTGAGCATCATTCAGGTACGCAGACTTGCCAAAGGTTGTTTGTCTTACCTGATTGCTTCGGAAGGTGAAGCAATGGTCATTGACGCCAATCTTGACCCCGAAGTTTATTTACAACTTGCACAGGAAAAAGGCTGGAAAATCCGTCATGTCGCGGATACACATGTCCACGCCGACTATGTTTCCCGTACCAAGGAACTGGCACTGGCCAGTGGTGCTACCCATTACATGCTGGAACAAGCCCAGGTGGAGTACCCTTTTACGCCGTTAAAAGATGGAGAAGGCATTGAATTGGGCAGCAGCCGAGTAGTAGTCCTGCACACGCCTGGCCATACCGATGAAAGCATTTCCTTTTGGCTGGAGCAAGGTGTACTTTTTACAGGAGACACCCTGTTTACGGATGGTATCGGACGCCCTGATTTAAAAGCAGATGAACAAAAAGCGCGTCAAAAAGCCAAGGCTTTGTTCATGTCTTTGCAAAAAATCCTGTTGCTCGACCCGGCTACAGTAATCCTGCCTGCCCATCTGGCTACTTCTCTCGGTCTCCATCAGGGTTTGGTTGCGGAGCGTTTGGACAATTTGGTTAACAAAATCCCTGCACTTGAATTGACCATTGAAGAATTTGTCCAAACCTTATTGGACAAACTCCCGCCCACTCCCCCCAATTACCTGGCCATTTCAGCCATCAACCGCAGCGGCGATCATGCCAATTACAATTTGGCAGATTTAGAAGCGGGTGCCAACCGTTGCGCCATTCAATAA
- a CDS encoding DUF2147 domain-containing protein, protein MYTEFAFSLSTVFVFALIGTGIALAKSAGHTLIYDDFGERGWVWFFASIGLMIVLHDAYFYWTHRLMHHPLVFRHVHLVHHRSTNPSPWAAYAFHPLEAVVEAGIFPLLVFTIPLHGLALFVFLVYMIVRNVLGHLGIEFLPKNFLSNPLISWHTSTTHHDLHHKDFNHNYGLYFTWWDKWCKTEHPNYTETFEEVTTREKAQGNGIKTLLMLLLASQAVSAQSVAGLWQTYHDKSGQPLSMIRIQEKESGIEGRIEKIFLQAWEGEDPICEKCPGDFQGKKVIGMQFLWGFKKAGSTWNDGRILDPVSGEIYQSKLWLEKPKVLKVKGFWGPFYRTQTWQLEQDNQDNNPVTGTWKTIDDKSDKAKSLVKISEQNGVLSGQIIKIYLQAWEGEDPICIQCPAPKKDTKIVGMTIAWGFTKKEKQWENGKILDPGNGKTYLCSIWLENENTLKIRGYWGPFFRTQTWKRIKSE, encoded by the coding sequence ATGTACACTGAATTCGCTTTTTCGCTGAGTACAGTATTTGTTTTTGCACTAATCGGTACAGGCATTGCTCTGGCCAAAAGTGCTGGACACACGCTCATTTACGATGATTTTGGGGAAAGAGGCTGGGTTTGGTTTTTCGCCAGCATTGGGTTGATGATTGTACTGCACGACGCCTATTTTTATTGGACTCACCGCTTGATGCACCACCCACTTGTTTTTCGCCATGTTCACCTCGTTCATCATCGTTCAACGAATCCTTCACCTTGGGCAGCCTATGCTTTTCATCCGCTAGAAGCCGTTGTTGAGGCAGGTATTTTTCCGCTCCTGGTGTTTACCATTCCCTTACATGGGCTGGCCTTGTTCGTTTTTTTGGTGTACATGATCGTCCGCAATGTGCTGGGGCATTTGGGGATTGAATTTTTGCCCAAAAACTTTCTCTCCAACCCTTTGATTAGTTGGCATACCAGCACCACCCACCACGATTTGCACCACAAAGATTTCAACCACAACTATGGACTGTATTTCACCTGGTGGGATAAATGGTGCAAAACCGAGCATCCCAACTACACAGAAACCTTTGAAGAAGTGACTACCAGGGAAAAAGCACAAGGTAATGGAATCAAAACCCTGCTGATGCTATTGCTAGCTTCACAGGCTGTTTCGGCTCAGTCCGTAGCAGGGCTATGGCAAACCTATCACGATAAAAGTGGGCAACCTTTATCAATGATTCGCATCCAGGAAAAAGAGAGCGGCATCGAAGGGCGGATCGAAAAAATTTTCTTACAAGCCTGGGAAGGAGAAGATCCCATTTGTGAAAAATGCCCGGGAGACTTTCAAGGCAAAAAAGTAATTGGCATGCAGTTTCTGTGGGGTTTTAAAAAAGCAGGCAGCACTTGGAATGATGGGCGTATTCTCGATCCGGTCAGTGGTGAAATCTATCAGAGTAAGCTGTGGCTGGAAAAACCCAAGGTATTGAAAGTAAAAGGTTTTTGGGGACCATTTTATCGAACCCAAACCTGGCAGCTTGAACAAGATAATCAAGACAACAATCCGGTCACTGGAACCTGGAAAACGATTGATGATAAAAGCGATAAAGCCAAATCGTTGGTCAAAATCTCCGAACAAAACGGGGTTTTATCCGGGCAAATTATAAAAATTTATCTGCAAGCTTGGGAGGGCGAAGACCCCATTTGTATCCAGTGCCCAGCACCCAAAAAGGATACAAAAATAGTCGGCATGACCATCGCCTGGGGTTTCACCAAAAAAGAAAAACAATGGGAGAATGGCAAAATCCTAGACCCAGGAAATGGCAAAACCTACCTCTGTTCCATTTGGCTTGAAAATGAAAACACCCTTAAAATTCGAGGTTACTGGGGGCCTTTTTTTCGTACTCAAACTTGGAAAAGAATAAAATCGGAGTAG
- a CDS encoding sterol desaturase family protein has translation MNKYIEIIVQSYQGYAGYLLHEIISPSWGNYFYWLIGISLFFFGLEWWIPWRKSQKLLRKDFLLDAFYMFFNFFLFSLIGFYALSNVFVEFFNGFLTNVLGITNLVAIYLGGLPSLVQLAILFVLRDFIHWNIHRLLHQVPFLWAFHKVHHSAKEMGFATHLRYHWMENVVYKVLEYLPLGMIGFGIQDFFFIHLLATAIGHFNHSNIKVPLGLLKYIFNNPQMHTWHHAKVLPDAYPNGVNFGISLSIWDYVFKTAYVPHDGDSIELGYPGDEEMPQNFSGQAIFPLKKVG, from the coding sequence ATGAACAAATACATCGAGATCATCGTCCAATCCTATCAAGGTTATGCGGGCTACCTGCTGCACGAAATCATCAGCCCCTCCTGGGGAAATTATTTTTACTGGCTGATTGGCATTTCTTTGTTCTTTTTTGGTCTGGAATGGTGGATCCCCTGGCGCAAGTCCCAAAAGTTGCTCAGGAAAGACTTTTTGCTGGACGCGTTTTATATGTTTTTCAATTTCTTTTTGTTTTCGCTGATTGGTTTTTACGCCCTATCCAATGTATTTGTGGAGTTTTTTAATGGCTTTCTTACCAATGTTTTGGGCATCACCAACCTGGTGGCGATTTATCTGGGTGGCTTACCCTCATTAGTGCAATTGGCCATCCTGTTTGTGTTGAGAGATTTTATCCACTGGAACATTCATCGCCTCTTACATCAGGTACCCTTCTTATGGGCGTTTCACAAAGTGCATCATTCGGCCAAAGAAATGGGGTTTGCCACGCATTTGCGGTACCACTGGATGGAAAATGTAGTGTATAAAGTCTTGGAGTATCTGCCATTGGGCATGATTGGATTTGGTATTCAGGATTTCTTTTTTATTCACCTGCTAGCCACTGCCATTGGTCATTTCAATCATTCCAACATCAAAGTACCTTTGGGTCTGCTAAAGTATATTTTTAACAACCCTCAAATGCATACCTGGCATCACGCCAAAGTGCTGCCAGATGCGTATCCGAATGGAGTTAATTTTGGTATTTCACTCAGTATATGGGACTATGTATTCAAAACCGCTTATGTGCCCCACGATGGGGACAGCATTGAACTCGGGTATCCGGGCGATGAGGAAATGCCCCAAAATTTTTCTGGACAGGCCATTTTCCCTTTAAAAAAAGTGGGTTAG
- a CDS encoding SMODS domain-containing nucleotidyltransferase, producing MKNSTVNKTTTVETAFHQFCQNITLPAATIKKIQQRYQRIVKQLNKDFWGQPEPVAHCLYVGSYGRDTDILVSDIDVLFWLPKARLARYQDRITNGASGLLQDLKKSIKRTYTSTSLRADGQVVVAPFNDKVRFEIVPCFEQADKSFIYPDTNQGGSWHKTDPRPEIEAVNAMDKKTNGLMKNLCRMTRAWKQEWNVPISGLLIDTLVYNFLNQWKPKSGAKVRYDHACRDFFKFLSEQNQEQSYWLALGSRQHVERTGLFEHKAKRCYNLALEAIEKEKFRIAHTKWRQIYGNKFPA from the coding sequence ATGAAGAACAGCACTGTAAATAAAACCACCACCGTCGAGACAGCATTCCACCAATTCTGCCAGAACATCACTCTCCCCGCCGCCACCATCAAGAAAATCCAACAACGCTACCAACGCATTGTCAAACAGCTCAACAAAGACTTTTGGGGTCAACCTGAACCTGTTGCTCACTGCCTCTACGTAGGGTCTTATGGCCGCGACACAGATATTTTGGTCAGTGACATCGATGTGTTGTTTTGGCTGCCTAAAGCCAGGCTAGCACGCTACCAAGATCGGATCACCAATGGTGCATCGGGCCTATTACAAGATCTTAAAAAGTCTATAAAGCGTACGTATACCAGTACCTCTTTGCGGGCAGATGGGCAAGTGGTGGTAGCACCCTTCAATGACAAAGTGCGCTTTGAGATTGTTCCTTGTTTCGAACAGGCGGATAAAAGTTTCATTTACCCAGATACCAACCAAGGCGGTTCGTGGCACAAGACCGATCCTCGCCCAGAAATTGAAGCCGTAAATGCAATGGATAAGAAAACCAACGGCTTGATGAAAAACTTATGCCGCATGACCAGGGCCTGGAAACAAGAATGGAATGTTCCCATCAGTGGCTTGCTCATCGATACTTTGGTGTATAACTTCTTGAACCAGTGGAAACCTAAATCTGGCGCTAAAGTCCGTTATGACCATGCTTGTCGTGACTTTTTTAAGTTCTTATCCGAACAAAACCAGGAGCAAAGTTATTGGCTGGCACTGGGCAGTCGCCAACACGTTGAACGTACTGGTCTATTTGAACACAAAGCCAAACGCTGTTATAACCTGGCCCTGGAGGCGATTGAAAAGGAGAAATTTCGCATTGCTCACACCAAATGGAGACAAATCTATGGAAACAAATTCCCAGCTTAA
- a CDS encoding SLATT domain-containing protein encodes METNSQLKVLEGQLRDCFARVVWTHKTHEKCADIMFAKHNAIKLWQVILSGVTTTSLLINVFGKLQWVTIISALLSASLFAINLFVKGHDFGEIAKKHADAASDLWLVREKYFSLLVDLKMGTLDLDEIRAQRDLLLGQLGNCYKGSPRTRNKAYQKASKALKVNEELTLSDEEIDRFLPAELKRGTVGQSSNES; translated from the coding sequence ATGGAAACAAATTCCCAGCTTAAGGTTCTTGAAGGTCAACTGCGCGATTGCTTCGCCCGCGTAGTCTGGACACACAAAACCCACGAGAAATGCGCAGACATTATGTTTGCAAAGCACAACGCGATTAAACTATGGCAAGTCATTTTATCTGGGGTAACTACTACAAGTTTGCTCATTAATGTGTTTGGAAAATTGCAATGGGTAACCATAATCAGCGCTTTGCTTTCCGCTTCGTTGTTCGCCATCAACCTGTTTGTAAAGGGGCATGACTTTGGCGAAATCGCTAAAAAGCATGCCGATGCGGCTAGTGATTTATGGCTTGTGCGCGAAAAATACTTCTCGCTTTTGGTGGATTTGAAAATGGGTACGCTTGATCTTGACGAAATTCGAGCACAAAGAGATTTATTATTAGGGCAACTTGGTAATTGTTACAAAGGTTCCCCGCGCACCCGGAACAAGGCCTACCAAAAAGCTAGTAAGGCACTCAAAGTCAATGAAGAATTGACTTTGTCAGATGAGGAAATTGATCGTTTTTTACCAGCAGAATTGAAACGGGGAACTGTAGGGCAATCATCAAATGAATCTTAG
- a CDS encoding AraC family transcriptional regulator: MTIHSSIDVLRFIALSHIVVILYLFWKQRRNPMAVVSIFFGLCVIGYLLADWAYLQKFPAIHIPILLFPFTVPTLFWLFSKALFDDQFRWHNGLVRLLIAVVLIHYLVYFQYKYHFIPLAESVDLLLGLLVQLLSLAFIMLGIFEAIHNKAADLISERLQFRNVFVVVAASLMAITVLSEVSLAGASPPLFLNLFQKIAIAGLTLFFSLNLLAFKAGFFPDLEVKNTIDQPPVPIDEALVERLKDYMEVQQHWRSEGLSIRKLAEKLEVKEYRLRQTINQHLGYRNFNEYINGFRIQEACKILADPAKQHLSILEIAYDLGFASLAPFNKVFKETTGMPPSEWRRSKP; encoded by the coding sequence ATGACTATCCATTCAAGCATAGATGTGTTGCGTTTTATAGCTTTGTCTCATATTGTAGTGATTTTGTACTTGTTTTGGAAACAGCGTAGGAACCCTATGGCAGTGGTATCCATTTTTTTCGGGTTGTGCGTTATTGGGTATTTGCTGGCGGATTGGGCTTATTTGCAAAAGTTTCCGGCGATTCATATCCCCATTCTTTTATTCCCTTTTACCGTACCCACCCTATTTTGGCTGTTTAGCAAAGCGCTGTTTGATGACCAATTTCGTTGGCACAATGGTCTTGTTCGACTTTTGATTGCTGTGGTTTTGATCCATTATTTGGTTTATTTTCAATATAAATACCATTTCATCCCACTAGCAGAAAGTGTTGACCTTTTGCTTGGGCTATTGGTCCAATTGTTGTCCTTAGCCTTCATCATGTTGGGCATATTTGAAGCGATCCACAACAAGGCAGCAGATTTGATTTCGGAACGGCTGCAATTTCGCAATGTATTCGTTGTGGTGGCTGCATCTTTGATGGCGATCACCGTGCTTTCAGAGGTCTCTTTAGCTGGGGCTAGCCCACCTCTTTTTTTAAACCTTTTTCAAAAAATAGCCATTGCAGGATTGACCTTGTTTTTCTCCTTGAATTTGCTGGCATTCAAAGCAGGTTTTTTTCCCGATTTGGAAGTAAAAAATACCATCGATCAGCCCCCTGTTCCTATAGATGAAGCACTCGTGGAGCGCCTCAAGGACTATATGGAGGTTCAACAGCATTGGCGCTCTGAAGGGCTGAGCATCCGTAAGCTTGCCGAAAAACTGGAGGTAAAGGAATACCGTCTTCGACAAACCATCAATCAACACCTGGGTTACCGCAATTTTAATGAATACATCAATGGGTTTCGCATCCAGGAAGCCTGCAAAATTTTGGCCGACCCAGCGAAGCAACACTTAAGCATCCTAGAAATTGCATATGACCTGGGTTTTGCCTCATTGGCACCGTTCAACAAGGTATTTAAGGAAACAACGGGAATGCCCCCTAGTGAATGGCGGCGTTCCAAGCCCTAA
- a CDS encoding GDCCVxC domain-containing (seleno)protein, with protein sequence MASTITCPNCGHCKEETMPTDACQYFYACENCKQVLKPKPGDCCVYCSYGTVQCPPIQAGSKNCC encoded by the coding sequence TTGGCTTCAACCATTACTTGCCCGAATTGTGGACATTGTAAAGAAGAAACCATGCCGACTGATGCTTGCCAATACTTTTATGCGTGCGAAAACTGCAAACAAGTGTTGAAACCTAAGCCTGGAGATTGTTGTGTGTATTGCAGTTACGGCACTGTACAATGCCCTCCAATACAAGCGGGAAGCAAAAATTGCTGTTGA
- the merTP gene encoding mercuric transport protein MerTP, with product MKQPFSLPNLGILTALASSLCCIMPVLAILAGTSGLASTFSWLEPARPYFIGSTVLILGFAWYQKLKPQANDDCGCPVPIKMPFMQSSTFLGIITIVSALLLSFPSYAHIFFLKPETQKVASSSATVQKIEVQIQGMTCTGCEEHVKSEINKLDGITNLAVSYENGNAIVGFDSQKTGIGKITEAINKTGYQAVNHKIIKQ from the coding sequence ATGAAGCAGCCTTTTTCACTACCGAATTTGGGCATTTTGACCGCATTGGCGAGTTCACTTTGCTGCATCATGCCCGTATTGGCAATTTTAGCCGGGACAAGTGGACTGGCTTCCACTTTTTCATGGCTTGAACCTGCCAGACCTTATTTTATAGGTTCGACAGTCTTGATATTGGGCTTTGCTTGGTACCAAAAATTGAAACCACAAGCTAACGACGATTGTGGGTGTCCTGTGCCGATAAAGATGCCTTTCATGCAGTCCTCAACCTTTTTGGGTATCATTACCATTGTCTCAGCCTTGCTTTTGTCCTTTCCGAGTTACGCTCATATTTTTTTCCTAAAACCCGAAACTCAAAAAGTGGCCAGCTCTAGCGCAACCGTTCAAAAAATAGAGGTTCAGATACAGGGAATGACTTGCACAGGTTGCGAAGAACACGTCAAATCAGAAATAAACAAGCTAGACGGCATAACTAACTTAGCCGTTTCCTACGAGAACGGAAATGCAATAGTCGGTTTTGACAGTCAAAAGACGGGCATTGGCAAAATAACAGAAGCTATAAACAAGACAGGTTATCAAGCCGTCAACCATAAAATAATAAAACAATGA
- a CDS encoding ComEC/Rec2 family competence protein, whose product MLHFTCKFFSAGCADVISISFKDITGKSQHIFIDSGTEAAYDLLHPELLAIADRAEEIGLWVISHWDNDHICGIIKVLQDNDIRSRLPIKQVWFNANYRMPRNSGSTSGWTGLKEGALLRDMLQDELGIPAPIITTENPIIDELGLKFTILSPPPEIYREAISKMQTRFPLGAKEWDHQQRLEALLHLPSHLDRSLANRNSIAFLLEAGTYRMLLLADASPLDLVEQLQKLGYSPQRPLQVDWIKVPHHGSKRNISDALLALIETDQYVFTADASTRLKLPDKETIAHILCHPQRDFTRHIKLFFNHRNNKLDRIFDVDGQDVFERLNFSVHFPDPESNALIIHADA is encoded by the coding sequence ATGCTCCACTTCACATGTAAGTTTTTTTCAGCTGGATGCGCTGATGTGATTTCCATAAGTTTTAAGGACATCACAGGAAAATCACAGCACATCTTTATTGACAGTGGTACGGAAGCTGCTTATGACCTGCTTCACCCAGAGTTATTGGCCATCGCGGATCGAGCTGAAGAAATTGGACTGTGGGTCATTTCTCATTGGGATAATGACCACATCTGCGGAATCATCAAGGTTTTGCAGGATAACGACATTCGGTCTCGCTTGCCTATCAAACAGGTTTGGTTCAATGCCAATTATCGAATGCCCCGCAACTCAGGGTCGACTTCAGGCTGGACAGGTTTGAAAGAGGGGGCCTTACTGCGTGATATGCTACAGGATGAGTTGGGTATACCTGCTCCGATCATCACCACCGAAAACCCGATCATTGATGAATTAGGCTTGAAATTCACTATTCTATCTCCTCCTCCTGAAATTTATCGAGAGGCCATTTCCAAAATGCAGACGCGTTTCCCTTTAGGAGCTAAGGAATGGGATCATCAGCAAAGGCTTGAGGCACTGCTCCATCTACCTTCACACCTTGACCGTAGCCTGGCAAATCGCAACAGCATTGCTTTTTTGCTCGAAGCCGGAACTTATCGGATGCTACTCCTGGCGGATGCAAGCCCGCTTGACCTGGTCGAGCAACTTCAAAAATTGGGTTATTCACCCCAACGCCCATTACAAGTTGATTGGATCAAGGTTCCCCACCATGGGAGCAAACGGAATATTTCAGACGCATTACTGGCCCTGATCGAGACCGATCAGTATGTTTTTACTGCCGATGCATCAACGCGACTTAAATTGCCCGATAAAGAGACCATTGCACACATTCTTTGCCATCCACAAAGGGACTTCACCAGGCACATCAAATTGTTTTTCAACCATCGCAATAATAAATTAGACCGTATATTTGATGTTGACGGTCAGGATGTTTTTGAGCGTTTGAATTTTTCAGTCCATTTTCCTGATCCCGAGAGTAATGCTTTAATCATTCATGCTGATGCCTAG
- a CDS encoding Crp/Fnr family transcriptional regulator — protein sequence MEFIEENGDHPMQQLLSYLHTFQVLNQDSQAQLLAISTPLRLKKNDILQPIGHTCKTIYFVQKGIARIFYYKDGIDITECFAAENQIIARVESLFTQRPSQKGIQIIEDAELVAINATVLFGLYDQYPGIERLFRKIFEQGYVDTVNRLESLQFYSAEERYTRLLEEMPELLQRVPLKYIASYLGITQVSLSRIRAGVK from the coding sequence ATGGAGTTTATCGAAGAAAATGGAGATCATCCCATGCAGCAATTATTGAGCTATTTGCATACGTTCCAAGTCCTCAATCAAGATAGTCAGGCTCAACTCCTCGCCATCTCCACGCCCCTACGGCTCAAAAAAAACGACATCCTCCAACCGATTGGCCATACCTGCAAAACCATCTACTTTGTGCAAAAAGGCATCGCCCGCATTTTTTATTACAAAGACGGGATCGACATCACTGAGTGTTTTGCTGCTGAAAACCAGATCATTGCCAGGGTAGAAAGCCTGTTTACCCAACGCCCCTCTCAAAAGGGCATCCAAATCATCGAAGACGCGGAATTGGTGGCCATCAATGCCACGGTGCTGTTTGGATTATATGACCAGTATCCAGGTATAGAACGGCTGTTTCGCAAGATTTTTGAGCAGGGATATGTGGATACGGTGAATCGCTTGGAAAGCTTGCAATTTTACAGTGCGGAGGAGCGCTATACCAGGTTATTGGAAGAAATGCCTGAACTTTTGCAGCGGGTGCCGCTCAAATACATTGCATCTTATTTGGGCATTACGCAGGTGAGCTTGAGTAGGATTCGGGCAGGAGTGAAGTGA